One Triticum dicoccoides isolate Atlit2015 ecotype Zavitan chromosome 4B, WEW_v2.0, whole genome shotgun sequence genomic window carries:
- the LOC119295972 gene encoding uncharacterized protein LOC119295972 produces MGTAAKPPPFVCFKWPWGPSLNGSPSASPSPCGDLERPWLFKSISTVAQGLAIAGDIPSASSGSGGHGARLWKRHPGTAPMEADRGDAEQRALAAALVSARATTVLEFYSPRCRLCSSLQGLVRELEDGGNASASFVLADAEDDRWLPELLHYDVRYVPCFVLLDKNGRALAKTGVPTSRQHVIAGLHHLLNMKQPSGQYGKKS; encoded by the exons ATGGGCACCGCCGCAAAGCCCCCTCCCTTCGTCTGCTTCAAGTGGCCTTggggccctagccttaatgggagcCCTAGCGCCAGCCCAAGCCCCTGCGGCGACCTCGAGCGCCCCTGGCTCTTCAAGTCTATCTCCACCGTCGCGCAAGGCCTCGCCATCGCCGGTGACATCCCCTCCGCTTCCAGTGGAAGCGGAGGTCATGGGGCGAGGTTGTGGAAGCGTCACCCGGGCACCGCGCCGATGGAGGCGGACCGCGGGGACGCGGAGCAgcgggcgctggcggcggcgcTGGTGAGCGCGAGGGCGACCACGGTGCTGGAGTTCTACTCGCCGCGCTGCCGCCTCTGCTCATCGCTGCAAGGCCTCGTGCGCGAGCTCGAGGATGGTGGCAATGCATCTGCGAGCTTTGTGCTCGCCGACGCCGAAGACGACCGGTGGCTCCCGGAG CTTCTGCATTATGATGTCAGATATGTTCCTTGTTTTGTGCTCCTGGACAAGAATGGTAGAGCCCTAGCGAAAACCGGAGTTCCAACTAGCAGGCAGCATGTTATCGCTGGCCTTCATCATCTTCTTAACATGAAGCAACCATCTGGGCAGTACGGAAAGAAGAGTTGA